The genomic region TGATGGACACCGTCGGCACCGGCGACTGCGCGATGCCCACGTCGTGACCGGTGGCGGTGATCTCGTGCCAGCCGATCCGGTCGGTGCGGAAGTCGTCGACGAGGCGGAGGGAGCCGGGTCGCCGGAGATTCACTGGCGTGGTGAGGCGGCACTCGGTGCGGGCGGTCTGCAGGCGGGCCACCCCGGGTTGGTAGGTGAACGTGCTGGCGACGACGCGCCAGGCCATGGTGCGGCCGTCGACGTCGACGTGCAGCGCGTCCGCCAACTGGCGACAGGTGGCGGTGGCGTGGGCGGCCCGCTCGTCGTCGGACACCGTGCCGTCACGGTTGCCGTCGATGGCGGTCCGTTGTTGCAGGGTGGGGATCTCCGCCTCGTCCACCACCGCCAGGTCGTCCAACCGGTCTGGGTAGAGGTGCAGGCCGTGGTAGTGGTTGACGGTGAAGTTGCCCAGCGGGTGCGCGTGGGCCGGCGTGGGCACCGCGACGACGGCGAGCGCACCGGCGACCGCGCTGAGGATCGCGACGGCCCGGCGACGTGTCATCGGCCAGCTCCGAGGGAGTCCAGGAGCTGCGTGGCCAGCGGCGCCTGCACGACGTCGAAATGCGGGTTGATCTCCAGGGCGGTGCGGAGGTCCTGCCGTGCCCGATCGCGGTCGCCGAGGGCGTGGCGGATCACTCCCCGGTGGTAGTAGAAGGTCGCGTTGCGCCAACCGAGCCGGGTGGCCTCGATGGCGAAGTCCAGTGCCTCTGAGTCGCGGCCGTTGCGGTGCAGCGCCCAGGCGAGGGCGTCGGCGGCGAGCACGCTGCGTCGAGCCTTCCATTCCGTCTCCGCCTCGGCGAGCGCCGCGGCCGGCTCGCCGTGATCGGCGAGGTAGATCGCCGCTCCGAGGTGGTCGGCGACGCCGTTCTGCCCCTGCAACTGGCGTGCCGTATCGACCAGGTGGTACTGCTCTCGGGCCTGGTCCGGCCGGCCGGCGGCGGTCAGCGCGTCGCCGTACTCGGCCAGCAGTTCCGGCAGCGGCAGGGCCTGGACCACGCGGTCGTAGTCGGTGAGTGCGTCGGAGGTCTGCCCCATCGCGGCCTTCGCCTTGGCCCGACCCGCGTACAGGAGTCGGTAGTCGGGGTCGGCCTTGAGCCCCGCGTCGTACTGGCGGAGCGCCTCGACCGGGTCGCCGGTGTTGAAGGCCAACTCACCCAGGTAGTAGCGGCAGAAGACGAGGTCCGCCGGGGTGACCGCACCCGCCATCGCGCGGTCCAGGGCGTCGCGCGCCGCGGTCACCTCGCCGCGCTGTTCGAAGTCGTACGAGGCGCGGGTGAAGGCGGACAGCCCGGGCTCGACGTCGAGCATCCGCTGCAGCGCGGTGCGGGCGCCGTCGTAGTCGCCGAGCTGCGTGAGCGCGTCGACCAGCACCCCGTGCACGGCGCCCGCGTGCGGATTGGCCTTCTCGGCTCGGCGGCCCCAGTCCAGGGCGGCATGGAAGTCGTGCCGGGCGTTCGCCAGCGCACCCATCCCGGCCATCGCCTGCCAGTTGGTGCCGTCCTCCAGCTCGAGCGAACGCCTCAGCGCGCCCTCGGCCTTGGGATAGTAGGAGGGGTCCGCGGTGCCCCGCCCCTGCTGGACGTACGCGGAGCCGAGCCGGGCCCAGGTCGACCAGTCGGTGGGCAGCTGCCGCAGGCGCTGCTGAGCCGTCTCGATCACCTTGTCCAACGCGGCGCCGCTGACCTGGGGCTCGACGGGCGCGCCGTTGCCCGACACCGCCGGTCGGGTGGGCGGAGCATCGGGGGCCCGCGTGGTCACCACCGCGGTGCCGACCAGCAGGACGACGCCGGTCAGCAGCAGGACCGTGGCCATCCGCCTGGCGACTCGTGGGCGCATGGGCGGGCGCAGCGATCGGGCCGCGAAGCGGATCATGACGGGCCGCCGGCGAGGACGGCGAACGCGACCAGGTTGTCGCGGTAACTGGCCTCGCGCTGGTCGAACGTCCCGGTGCAGGTGATCAGCCGCAGTTCCGCGCGGCTGCTCGACGCGTAGACCTCGTCGGCGGGGAATTGCGACTTGGGATACTCGGCGAGCCGGTAGACGGTGAACCGCCGGACCGTACTGTCGATGTCCCGGGTCTGGATGACGTCCCCGACCGCCAGTTCCGGCAGCCGGTAGAAGATCCCGGGGCCGGAGTCGGAATCGACGTGTCCGGCGATCACGGCGGGCGGTCCGCCGGCCTCACCGGGCATGGGACCGTTGGCGTACCAGCCCGCCACCTGGTAGTCGGTCGGGACCGTCAGGGCGCCGTCCGGCTGGCGACTCAGGTCGACCAACGGCGTCCGCACGCCGATCGAGGCGATGGTCAGTTCGGCCGGTGGCGCGTGCGACCCGGTCGGGGCGCGCGGCGGGCCGGCCGGAATCTGCGGCATGCGCGCCGATCCTGCCGGCGGCGCGTCGGCCGCTGTCCGGGTGCGCCAGCCGGGTAGCCCGGCGACGGTGAGTACGAGCAGCGCGCCGGCCAGTGCGAACAGCATCGCCTGCGGGCGGGCCAGGGCGCGCACCACCAGCCGCCTGGGTGATCCTGATGCCTTGACCATCGAAGTCGGCCTCCCGTCCACGGTGGTGCGGCGCGACCGTCCGGCCGCGCCGCACCACCTGCTGTCAGTTCGTCGAGGCGGACGGACCGGGCGGGTCGGCCCGGTAGCGGCGGCGGGTCAGGAAGATGCCCGCGCCGAGGAACAGGGCAGCGCCGAGCCCGCCGGCGAGCCGGATCCAGCCGACGGGTCGGGGTGCGGTCCCACCCGCGCCCCCGGGAACTCCGCCGGACGGCATTCCGTCGACGTCGATCTGGTTCACCGCCACGTTGCTCGGCAGTGCGACGTACGGGAACGTGCGGCCGAACGGCACGTTGTTGGTGTTGACCTTGTCGCCGGCTGCGAGCGCCGGTACCAGTTGGCCGGTCTGCGCCGCACCCTCGAACACCTGCAGTTCGATGTCCAGCACGTCGTCGGCGAGCCGCCGTCCGTTCGGGAAGCCCTGCAGGTCGCCGGCGAGGACGCCGAGTCGGTTCGGGTTCGCCGTCACCGGCACGCTCATGTTCAGCCGCAGCTCCTCGGCCGGGACGAACTCCCTCGGGTCGACGTCGGCGTTGAGGATCTGCGAGTTGAGGTCGGCCTGGATCGGCGGGGTCGAACCGTCCAGCGTCGGCGCGTTCTTCGCGATCCCGGTCAGGAACACCTCCACGAGATCGTTGCGCGGGGTGGCCGGGGCCGGGATGTTGTAGATCTGCTGGATCACCTGCGGCAGTTCCGGCTTGAGGATCCGGTCCACCAGCGCCTGGTTCTTGGCGTCGTCTGCCGGAGTGCTGGCGTTGAACCCGTCCTTCTGGTTCGCCGCCGGCACGAGTTCGTTCACCAGCGGGTTGCCGAGGCGGGACACCTGCGCCTGACGGTCGTTGCCCTTGGGCGCGGTCATCTGCATGCCCTGCTTGGACGTCGCACTCCAGATCCCGACCACCGGATTGCGCTCGTCGTCGCCGTTGAGCGCGAGGTCAGATTTCGGCACCTGCAGCGCCACGGTCTGCACGTTGTACCCGGCCAGGGTGTCCTGCCCACGCTCGGAGAGGTTCGCCCCGTAGATCAGGTCGAAGACCCGCAGGTCCAGGAAGAACGGGTCCTCGGCCTGACCCGCGTAGGACTGCCCGCCACCCCGGACCGGGACCACGGCCTGATCACGCAGGCGCGCGTAGTTGGGCATCGACGCCGGTCCGACGTTCGACGGGGCGACCGGTGCGTCCTCCACCAGGACCCGGGAGTCCGTGCCCCTGATCTCCGTCAGGGTGTAGGTCTGCCGGAACAGCAGCGTGGGATCGTCGAGGTTGTTCACCACGCCGTTGTTGTAGAGGAACGTCGTGCCGTCACGGTTGTCGATCGTTTCGAACACCCATCGGTAGGTGACGTCCGCGACGGCGTCCCCGTCGTTGTCGATGTTGATGTCGTGGTTGGCGTTCGTCTCGAAGAAGTAGAAGTTCGGACCACCGTTGGGTTCCTGGAACGGCAACCAGTTCGCGACCAGCGTCACGGTGTCCTGTTTGTCCGGACTGACGAACGCGTACACGTCGGTGTTGTCGACCTTCGGATCCCCGGAGATCAACGGCGCCTCGCGGTGACTCGACGCGTCGGCGACCTCCGTTGCCAGGCCCGCCCCACCCGTCGTGGCCACCAGGGCCAGGACGGCAGCGCCGGCGTAACTCGCCAGCGCGCCCGGCCCCGGTGATCGAAGTAACCTGCTCGTGTCCACTGCCCCACCTTCCCCGTGCGAGCGCCCTACGGTGCGCCCGTGCCCGTTCCCGATTGAACCGGCAACCTGAGGGAAACCTGAGGAAAAGTCCGATAAACCTGATTCAAGGATCAGGGGGAGCTAGCATCGAGTTTGGCCTGGCCAACGATCGTTTGTCCCGATGGCGGCCGGCGAGAGATGCGTGTCGGGCGGCACGTCGGCGGTCCGCTGCCGCCCGTAACCGCTCACACGGGCGGCCGGGAGGCGGTCGCGCTGACCGCTCGCCGCGATCAACCCGCCGGCGTCACCCGGCCGGCCATGCCGCCGCGGCGGCCGCGTCCAGGAAGGTTCGGGCGCGGCGGCGCAGCGCCGGCCAGTCCCCGGCGGCGACCTCGGCCGCGTTGACCAGCGCGCTGCCGGCGCCGACCGCGACGGCCCCGGCCGCCGCCCACTGCGCCACCGACTCGGGGCTCACCCCACCCGTCGGGACCACCGGCACGTCCGGCAGCGGAGCGAGCAGTTCCCGGAGGTACGCGGGCCCGGCAAGGCTGGCCGGGAAGAGCTTGACCATCGTGGCCCCGCCGGACCACGCCACGTCGATCTCGGTGGGGGTGTACGCGCCGCACACCACGGGCAGGTCGGCGGCCGCCGCCTCGGCGAGCACCTCGACGCGGGTGGTGGGCGTGACGAGGAACTGCGCTCCGGCGTCCCGGGCGGCGGTGACGTCGGCGGGGGTGCGTACGCTGCCGGCGCCGACCGCGCACGTGCCGGCGAGATCGGCGCGCAGCGTGGCGACGGCGTCGAGCGCCCCGGGTGTGGTGAGGGTGACCTCGATGCTGTCCAGGCCGGCCTCGGCCAGCTCGTGGCCGGCGCGGACCACGGCGTCCGGGCTGGGCAGACGGACAATCGCCACCACCCGGCCGAGGTGTGGGCTGGTCACGACACCACCTCCGGTGCGCCGGCCTGGTGCGGCACGACGTGGGCCGGCCCGACGTAGCCGAGGTTGATGCTGACCGAGTCGGCCGCCTCGATCACCACCCGGACCAGCCCGGCCTCACGGTTGGGCAGGTCGATCGCGGAGAGCGGGCCGGACACCGACAGGGCGGCCACCACCGTGCCCGAGCCGTCCCGGATCGGGGCGGCCACGCAGGCCCGCCCGAGCGCCAGCTCCTCGACCTCGGTGGCGTAGCCCCGGCCGGCGGCGCGGGTGATCTCGTCGTCGAGCTGGTCGTGCGTCGTGACGGTGCGATGGGTGTACGCGTGCAGCGCGGCCGCCGGCAGCAGCGCGCGCCGTTCCTCGCCGGTCAGCCCGGTCAGGAGGGCCTTGCCGAGCCCGGTGGCGTGCAGCGGGTTGTACTGTCCGGCCAGGACGAACGGTCGGGGCGCCTGCCGGCCCTCGAAGTTGAGCAGGTAGAAGAGCCGGTCGCCGCGGCGTACCGCCACGTTGACGCCGAGGCCCAGCTCGGCGGCGAGGTCCTGGGCGGTCTGCCGGGCCTCGCGGTGCACGGGGTGGCTGTTGAGCACGGCACCGCCGAGCGAGACCATGTCGAGCCCGAGCCGGTAGAGGCCGCTGACCGGGTCGCGGTCGACGAAGCCCATGCCTTCGAGGGTGGCCAGCAACCGGGACGAGGTGGAGAGACCCAGGCCGGTGGCCTTGGCCACGTCGGAGACGCGCAGCTCGGTGCGCCCTGCGGCGAGCGCCCGCAACACGGTCAGCGCCCGCTCCACGCTCTGGTTACTGCCCGGCTCCGCCGCCATGCCGACCTCTCTGGAACACGCTTGCGGGATGTGGCAACTTATTCTGCACTATGCACGACGTTGACCATGGTATGGGGTGGGACGGATGACGCGGGACGGGCACGGCACGCCGGGGCTGGACGTCGTCGGGCTGGGCGAGGCGATGGCGCTGTTCCAGCCACCACCCGGGCACCTGCTCGCCGACACGGCCACCGTGGAGGTACACGTCGCCGGCGCCGAGTTGAACCTGTGCACGGCGGTCGCCCGGCTCGGCGTCCGCGCCGGCTTCTGCAGCCGCGTCGGCGCGGACCCACTCGGCACCCGAGTGCTCGCCGCGGCGCGGTCGGCAGGTGTGGACACCTCACTGGTGACCGTCGACCCCGCCCACCCGACCGGCCTCTACCTCAAGGACGTCCGGCCCGACGGGCAACGACGGGTGCACTACTACCGGGCCGGCTCGGCCGCCGCGCACCTCGACCCCTCCGACGCGGCCCGGCTGCTCGCCGCACGCCCCCGGCTGGTCGCCGTCTCCGGCATCACCCTCGCGCTGGGCCCCGGCCCCCGGGCAGCGGTGGAGGCGGTGCTGAAGGCCGCGCGTCCCGCCGGTGTCACCGTGGCCCTGGATCCCAACCTGCGGCCCGCCCTCGGCGACGTCGACCGGCAGGCCGCCGACGTGCGGGCCCTGCTGCCGTATGTGGACGTGCTGCTGCTCGGCACCGACGAGGCCGGGCCGGTGCTCGGTGTGCGCGACCCGGACGACGCGGCCGAGGTGTTCGCCGCCGCGTCCGCCGCCGGAGTGGCCGAGACGGTGCTGAAGGCCGGCGCGCACGGCTGCTACCACGCCGGCCCCGACGGCGCGGCGGTGCACCTGCCGAGCGCGGCGACCACGGTGGTGGACCCGGTCGGTGCCGGGGACGCCTTCGCCGGCGGCTACCTGGCCGGCCGGCTGCGCGGCGCCCCCGCGGCGGCCGCGGCCGGCCTCGGCAGCGCCCTCGCCGCCGGGGTGGTCGC from Micromonospora sp. WMMD812 harbors:
- a CDS encoding tetratricopeptide repeat protein: MATVLLLTGVVLLVGTAVVTTRAPDAPPTRPAVSGNGAPVEPQVSGAALDKVIETAQQRLRQLPTDWSTWARLGSAYVQQGRGTADPSYYPKAEGALRRSLELEDGTNWQAMAGMGALANARHDFHAALDWGRRAEKANPHAGAVHGVLVDALTQLGDYDGARTALQRMLDVEPGLSAFTRASYDFEQRGEVTAARDALDRAMAGAVTPADLVFCRYYLGELAFNTGDPVEALRQYDAGLKADPDYRLLYAGRAKAKAAMGQTSDALTDYDRVVQALPLPELLAEYGDALTAAGRPDQAREQYHLVDTARQLQGQNGVADHLGAAIYLADHGEPAAALAEAETEWKARRSVLAADALAWALHRNGRDSEALDFAIEATRLGWRNATFYYHRGVIRHALGDRDRARQDLRTALEINPHFDVVQAPLATQLLDSLGAGR
- a CDS encoding sortase gives rise to the protein MVKASGSPRRLVVRALARPQAMLFALAGALLVLTVAGLPGWRTRTAADAPPAGSARMPQIPAGPPRAPTGSHAPPAELTIASIGVRTPLVDLSRQPDGALTVPTDYQVAGWYANGPMPGEAGGPPAVIAGHVDSDSGPGIFYRLPELAVGDVIQTRDIDSTVRRFTVYRLAEYPKSQFPADEVYASSSRAELRLITCTGTFDQREASYRDNLVAFAVLAGGPS
- a CDS encoding DUF4331 domain-containing protein — encoded protein: MDTSRLLRSPGPGALASYAGAAVLALVATTGGAGLATEVADASSHREAPLISGDPKVDNTDVYAFVSPDKQDTVTLVANWLPFQEPNGGPNFYFFETNANHDINIDNDGDAVADVTYRWVFETIDNRDGTTFLYNNGVVNNLDDPTLLFRQTYTLTEIRGTDSRVLVEDAPVAPSNVGPASMPNYARLRDQAVVPVRGGGQSYAGQAEDPFFLDLRVFDLIYGANLSERGQDTLAGYNVQTVALQVPKSDLALNGDDERNPVVGIWSATSKQGMQMTAPKGNDRQAQVSRLGNPLVNELVPAANQKDGFNASTPADDAKNQALVDRILKPELPQVIQQIYNIPAPATPRNDLVEVFLTGIAKNAPTLDGSTPPIQADLNSQILNADVDPREFVPAEELRLNMSVPVTANPNRLGVLAGDLQGFPNGRRLADDVLDIELQVFEGAAQTGQLVPALAAGDKVNTNNVPFGRTFPYVALPSNVAVNQIDVDGMPSGGVPGGAGGTAPRPVGWIRLAGGLGAALFLGAGIFLTRRRYRADPPGPSASTN
- a CDS encoding bifunctional 4-hydroxy-2-oxoglutarate aldolase/2-dehydro-3-deoxy-phosphogluconate aldolase codes for the protein MTSPHLGRVVAIVRLPSPDAVVRAGHELAEAGLDSIEVTLTTPGALDAVATLRADLAGTCAVGAGSVRTPADVTAARDAGAQFLVTPTTRVEVLAEAAAADLPVVCGAYTPTEIDVAWSGGATMVKLFPASLAGPAYLRELLAPLPDVPVVPTGGVSPESVAQWAAAGAVAVGAGSALVNAAEVAAGDWPALRRRARTFLDAAAAAAWPAG
- a CDS encoding IclR family transcriptional regulator, encoding MAAEPGSNQSVERALTVLRALAAGRTELRVSDVAKATGLGLSTSSRLLATLEGMGFVDRDPVSGLYRLGLDMVSLGGAVLNSHPVHREARQTAQDLAAELGLGVNVAVRRGDRLFYLLNFEGRQAPRPFVLAGQYNPLHATGLGKALLTGLTGEERRALLPAAALHAYTHRTVTTHDQLDDEITRAAGRGYATEVEELALGRACVAAPIRDGSGTVVAALSVSGPLSAIDLPNREAGLVRVVIEAADSVSINLGYVGPAHVVPHQAGAPEVVS
- a CDS encoding sugar kinase, coding for MTRDGHGTPGLDVVGLGEAMALFQPPPGHLLADTATVEVHVAGAELNLCTAVARLGVRAGFCSRVGADPLGTRVLAAARSAGVDTSLVTVDPAHPTGLYLKDVRPDGQRRVHYYRAGSAAAHLDPSDAARLLAARPRLVAVSGITLALGPGPRAAVEAVLKAARPAGVTVALDPNLRPALGDVDRQAADVRALLPYVDVLLLGTDEAGPVLGVRDPDDAAEVFAAASAAGVAETVLKAGAHGCYHAGPDGAAVHLPSAATTVVDPVGAGDAFAGGYLAGRLRGAPAAAAAGLGSALAAGVVAAPGDTTGLPDSATAASLLGRALDGRRAAG